The proteins below are encoded in one region of Betaproteobacteria bacterium:
- a CDS encoding NADH-quinone oxidoreductase subunit J, whose protein sequence is MDFQTSVFYFLSAILVFAGLRVITARNPVHAALHLILAFFTCGGIWALLQAEFLAIAIILVYVGAVMVLFLFVVMMLDINMDRIRQGFWNYLPLGALLGLLMALEMSLVLGSKYFQIPAADAIVPAGVSNTKSIGALMFTDFVYPFELASLILLVGMIAAIVLTYRGPKKSKATNPNQQVFVKAKDRVRVLQMPVEKD, encoded by the coding sequence ATGGATTTTCAAACCTCGGTTTTCTATTTTTTGTCTGCGATTCTGGTATTTGCGGGGCTGCGCGTCATTACTGCGCGTAATCCGGTACATGCGGCATTGCACCTGATTCTTGCCTTTTTTACCTGCGGCGGCATCTGGGCGTTGTTGCAAGCGGAGTTTTTGGCAATTGCCATCATCCTTGTGTATGTTGGCGCGGTTATGGTTTTGTTCCTGTTCGTCGTGATGATGCTCGACATCAATATGGATCGCATTCGGCAAGGCTTCTGGAATTATCTTCCTCTTGGCGCGTTGCTCGGTCTGTTGATGGCTCTGGAAATGAGTTTGGTGCTTGGTAGCAAGTACTTCCAGATTCCTGCCGCCGACGCGATCGTTCCGGCTGGTGTGTCAAACACGAAGAGCATCGGTGCGCTGATGTTCACGGATTTTGTTTATCCCTTCGAACTAGCCTCTCTTATCCTGCTTGTTGGCATGATTGCGGCGATCGTGCTGACTTACCGTGGTCCGAAGAAGTCCAAAGCTACAAACCCGAATCAGCAGGTATTCGTAAAGGCGAAAGATCGTGTTCGCGTACTGCAGATGCCGGTTGAAAAAGACTGA
- the nuoI gene encoding NADH-quinone oxidoreductase subunit NuoI → MGSMKEIFNSLFLKELLKGMSVTGKYFFARKITVQYPEEKTPQSFRFRGLHALRRYPNGEERCIACKLCEAVCPALAITIEAEPRDDGSRRTTRYDIDLTKCIFCGFCEEACPVDAIVETRVFEYHGEKRGDLYYTKQMLLANGDRYEAQIAKDRELDASYR, encoded by the coding sequence ATGGGTTCGATGAAGGAAATCTTCAACAGCCTCTTCCTCAAGGAATTGTTGAAGGGAATGTCGGTCACCGGTAAATACTTCTTTGCCAGGAAGATCACTGTTCAATATCCGGAAGAAAAAACGCCTCAGAGCTTCCGCTTTAGAGGATTGCACGCCTTGCGTCGCTATCCGAATGGTGAGGAGCGCTGTATTGCATGCAAACTCTGCGAAGCGGTTTGCCCTGCGCTTGCAATTACGATTGAGGCCGAACCGCGTGATGATGGTTCACGCCGTACGACTCGCTATGACATAGATCTTACCAAGTGTATTTTTTGTGGATTCTGCGAAGAGGCTTGTCCAGTCGATGCAATCGTTGAGACGCGAGTTTTCGAATACCACGGCGAAAAGCGCGGTGATCTGTACTACACCAAGCAGATGCTGCTTGCCAATGGTGACCGTTACGAGGCGCAGATCGCCAAGGATCGCGAACTTGACGCTTCTTACCGATAA
- the nuoK gene encoding NADH-quinone oxidoreductase subunit NuoK, with the protein MLTLSLSHFLILGAILFAISVVGIFLNRKNLIVLLMAIELMLLAVNMNFVAFSHYLQDLSGQIFVFFILTVAAAESAIGLAILIVLFRNLKSIHVDDLSSLKG; encoded by the coding sequence ATGTTAACTCTCTCTTTATCCCATTTTCTGATTCTAGGCGCGATACTTTTTGCGATCAGCGTGGTCGGTATATTCCTGAACCGGAAGAATCTGATAGTGTTACTGATGGCCATTGAGTTGATGCTTCTTGCGGTCAACATGAATTTTGTGGCGTTTTCACACTATCTTCAGGACCTTTCCGGTCAGATTTTCGTCTTCTTCATCCTGACTGTTGCCGCTGCTGAATCGGCGATTGGTCTGGCCATTCTGATCGTGCTGTTCCGCAACCTCAAGAGCATCCATGTGGATGACCTGAGCAGCCTGAAGGGTTAA